A region of the Thermodesulfobacteriota bacterium genome:
TTGGCCGCTTCCGCAAGCTCCACTTCCGCCGCTTGCACAGCGGCCCCCTTGCCGGCCCCGGCCCCGGCCGGTGCGGCATTCTTCGCCACCAGCTCCGCCGCCTTGGCTCCTTCGAATTCCATCGCCACAGCTCCTCCTCCCTCGAACGGTGTCAGTATGCAGACGTCATCGGCTCGGGTGTCCCGAGCATCCGTGGCAGCACGGCCGCCACATCCGAAAAATCGCTGTCCAGCTCGCTCAGGAATCGCGCGCCCATGGCATGGGCCTTGGCAAGCGTGCCTGGCGACAGGTCGGGCAAAATGAGGATGACCGTGCTTTCCTGCAACAGACAGGAGGCAGCCAGGAGGTTGGAAAGCGCCTCCTGGTCAGGCACCAGCAGCAGGACAACGGCGGAGGCCAATAACGGCCTTTGGAGGCTTCGCTCCAGTTGTACCGCAGAGCGCACAATCTCCAGCGGATGCCTTCTGAGCAACGGCAGCAGACGTCCCAGCAGGCGCTCCTCCGCCTCGCCCTCCTCTGGCAGGAACATGATGACCCATTTCCTCTCCATGGCACCTGCCCATCAGCAGTCGCTAGTCGGGTCCAATCCGGGTTGGCTGCCACCTATGCAAGGCCGATACCAAGGAGGCCGAGGTTCGGACCGCCAGGCAAGCCGAGGTGGGTACGGCCTCCGGCACGCCGATGCTGGGACGGAAACAACGACCACGGCCGGCGCAACGGTGCGGGACAGGGGGATCTGGTCGGCGGCACGAGAGGCGACGACGTTCGGAAAGAGGAACGTCTGTGCGCTTTTCTGAACAGCGGCGTCCCCCTGGTGCAGCCGGCTGGATACTTTGGCTGGGGGAGGCCTGGTCATGTTCGACAAAGCGAACCTCTGGCCGGCGACTGCCGGCCGGAGGGAGGGCGGCGTCATCGGAGGCGACGGGGCAGCGGGGCGCGGCAGGTCCTACAAGGAGCGTGCGTCGTGGCCAAGCAGGTCGTGTTTGCGCAGGAGCTCGAAAATCCTGGTTCGGGAAAGCCCCGAGAGCTGACAGGCCTTCTTGCGGCTTCCTGCCGCGGCGCGGAGCAGCTCTTCGAGATACTGCCGCTCCATGGCGGACCGGGCATCCTGGAATCGAGGGAAGGCCTCGGAAGAACCGGGGGCAGGAACGGCGACCGGCATGCCATCGCCCCGGGGGACGACCTTGGCCAAGGCCTCCAGCCGGGCGCTGACCCGGATCTGCGTCGGCAGGTCATGATCATCCACCGTGTTGATCCCATAGTTCATGGTGAGGACCTGTTCGAGCAGGTGGACCAGCTCCCGGACGTTTCCCGGCCACTCGTGGTGCTCCAGGGCGGTGAAGAAGGCGGGAGAAAAGGCCTTGTCCGGCATGCCGTAGCGTTTGCACAACCGGGCGGCGTGGTAGCGCACCAGGTCTCGGATGTCCTCCCGGTGCTCCCGCAAGGCGGGCATCCTGATTTCGATGGTCCGCAGACGGAAGAAGAGATCGGAGCGAAACGCGCCCATCGCCGTCATGTCGGCCAAGTTCCGGTTGCTGGCGGCAATGAGACGGAAATCCACGGGGATCTCCTGCTTGCCGCCCAGGGGCAGGACGTTGCGCTCCTGCAGCACCCGCAGAAAGGTCTTCTGCAGGGACAGAGGAAGCTCGCCCACCTCATCGAGGAAAAGCGTTCCACCGTCGGCCTGCTGGACGAGACCAGGTCGAGCCCGGTCAGCGCTGGTGAAGGCTCCCCGTTCGTGTCCGAAGAGAATGCCTTCGACCAGCGATTCCGGTAGGGCGGCACAATCCACGGTCACAAACGGCCTGCAGTGCCGCGGGCTTCTGGCATGGATGGCCCGTGCCAGGACCCCCTTGCCGGTGCCGGTCTCGCCGACGATGAGAACGCTGGCCGGGCTGGGGGCCGCCAGCTCGAGCTGCTCGAGCACCTTGCGCATGGGGGGGCTGGTGCCGACCAGGCCATGGTCCGAAGGACGGTCGAGAACCTTGGTGCCGAAGGCCTGGCGGAGCGCCCGGTTGGCAAGCGCCCGGTCCACGACACCGACCAGATCGGCGATCGCCACCGGCTTGACCAGGAAGTCAAAGGCTCCTTGGGAGAAGGCCTTTTCAAGATCCGCCCGTCCGCCATAGGCGGTCATGATGATGATGGCAGGCTGCGAAGCCAGCCGGTGGAACCGTGGCATCGCCCCGATCCCGCTCCCGTCCGGCAGCCGGATGTCCAGCAGCACCGCCTCAAAGCTGCTGCCCTGGGCCGCCCGGATCCCATCCGACAACGAGCCGGCCGTCACGACCGTGTGCGATGCCTCTTCCAGGGCCTGCCTCACCAGGTCCCGTACCGCGGCGTCATCGTCGACAACAAGTACCTTGCTCATCGCTTCGTTACGCTTCCTGAACAGGCCCCGCCGGTACAAGGGGCCTGTGCCCTCGGAGCCACCGCCGATCCGAGGCTCCGATCCCCCTTGGGCTTCACGTCGTTGGCTCCGCGGGCGTCTTGCACCGCAGAGCACGGTACGGAACTTGCTACGCCCCAGCGGGGCGAGCGCACCCGCGTGGCTGCGTCGGAAATAGCAATAACTAGACCAAATTGGCCGCGGAAGCCAGTGCTCCGGTCGAGAAGCGTCCTGGGTGAAAACGAGGAAAGGGGAGGGGAGGTGGAAGAGGAATGGGCATGGCGAGAACGGCGAAGGTCCTCATCGCTGGCAACCGCGGGGTCGGCAAGACGCGCCTGTTCTCCAGGCTGTGTCGCAACCGGGAAGCGGCACCGAGCTCGACGGCCCCGGTTGCCTGGTCACGAATCGGCGCCCTCCGGGGAGGCCGGCAGCTGCTTCTCGACACCACCGGCAGCTGCTCCCTGCTCAGTCGGGACGCGGAAGAGGCGACCGTCCGGGACCACATCCTGGCCGAGTATTTGCGGGGCGACCTGGCGGGGATCCTCTTCGTAGCCGATGCTCTCAGCCTGAGCCGTTCCCTGGCGCTGGCCCTCCAGCTCATGGAGCTGGGTCTGCCCATGGCCCTGGCCGTGAACGGAACGGCTGCGGCGGCGGCCCGCGGCCTGGCGATCGACCGGCAAGAGCTCGCCCAGAGTGTGGGCTGCACGGTCCTGCCCCTGACCGGTACCCCGGACGACCTCGACCCGCTGAGGGATCTGGTGGCACGCCTGGGGACGCTGCCGCCGCCCTCCCGGCGTCTGGTCACCTTTCCCCGCCACGTCGAGACGTTCTTTGCCCTTCTGGACAAGCTCCTGCCGGAAGGGCTGATCGGCTCGCGGCTTCTCGGCTGCCTGCTGCTTGGTGGGGACCAGGGGGTCCGCCGGCATCTGGCGGCAGTGCTCGGGGAGGACACGGCCGCTCACCTCGAGGGGCTGGCCGCCGCCTGCCTGCGGGAAGGGGCCGTCCCCTTCGACATCCTGTTCGAGCGGCTGTTTCACCAGAAGGCCCGGCAGATCACCGGCCGTTGCCTGCGACTGCGGGCGGCTCAGGCAGACCGGGCCCGCCGCCCGGCGGCGGAGGACATCTGCACCCGACCCGGGACGGGACTGCCCATCGCCATGCTGGTGGTCTGCCTCACGTACCTCTTTGTGGGCTCGTTCGGCGCCGGCTGGCTGGCCGACGCCGTCCACCATTGCCTCTTCGAGGAGGTCATCATCCCCTGGACAAGCCGGCTGGCCGCCTCCATCCCCAGCGTCTTT
Encoded here:
- a CDS encoding nucleoside recognition domain-containing protein, with protein sequence MARTAKVLIAGNRGVGKTRLFSRLCRNREAAPSSTAPVAWSRIGALRGGRQLLLDTTGSCSLLSRDAEEATVRDHILAEYLRGDLAGILFVADALSLSRSLALALQLMELGLPMALAVNGTAAAAARGLAIDRQELAQSVGCTVLPLTGTPDDLDPLRDLVARLGTLPPPSRRLVTFPRHVETFFALLDKLLPEGLIGSRLLGCLLLGGDQGVRRHLAAVLGEDTAAHLEGLAAACLREGAVPFDILFERLFHQKARQITGRCLRLRAAQADRARRPAAEDICTRPGTGLPIAMLVVCLTYLFVGSFGAGWLADAVHHCLFEEVIIPWTSRLAASIPSVFVREMLVGPDFGIVPNGVALAIGLVMPVIFCFFVAFGLLEDSGYLPRLSVLLDQALQKIGLNGKGVVPLALGFSCVTSAILTTRMLGSEKEKNIAAFLLFLGFPCAPLIAVMFVILGNMPASATFTVFGLIAVQILGVGLLANRIVPGRKTPLLMAMPPLRPPRPGPILRRAVRRTCAFLQEAVPVFMLASFGIFLFDWTGGLATLEHLAAPFLGQLLGLPETSVQVFVKTMIRRESGAAELAHLSASYDNLQLVVHLLVMTLIAPCINASIVLFKERGTRAAVVIMGAVTVYALLAGSVVSHACRFLGITFS
- a CDS encoding sigma-54 dependent transcriptional regulator, with the protein product MSKVLVVDDDAAVRDLVRQALEEASHTVVTAGSLSDGIRAAQGSSFEAVLLDIRLPDGSGIGAMPRFHRLASQPAIIIMTAYGGRADLEKAFSQGAFDFLVKPVAIADLVGVVDRALANRALRQAFGTKVLDRPSDHGLVGTSPPMRKVLEQLELAAPSPASVLIVGETGTGKGVLARAIHARSPRHCRPFVTVDCAALPESLVEGILFGHERGAFTSADRARPGLVQQADGGTLFLDEVGELPLSLQKTFLRVLQERNVLPLGGKQEIPVDFRLIAASNRNLADMTAMGAFRSDLFFRLRTIEIRMPALREHREDIRDLVRYHAARLCKRYGMPDKAFSPAFFTALEHHEWPGNVRELVHLLEQVLTMNYGINTVDDHDLPTQIRVSARLEALAKVVPRGDGMPVAVPAPGSSEAFPRFQDARSAMERQYLEELLRAAAGSRKKACQLSGLSRTRIFELLRKHDLLGHDARSL